The bacterium genomic sequence CTTTGCGGGAGGTATGGACATGGATGTTCACAAATTGGTAATAGAACAAGAGGTAGAAATTACCGGTTGCACACTTCATTTTGTGGATGAGGGGACTGATACGGGACCTATTATTTTACAAAAGACCGTCGAAGTAAACAAGGGCGATACCCCTCAATCTCTTAAAGGAAAAGTCCAGAAAGCCGAACAAAAAATTATCGTGGAGGGAATAAAACTTTTTCAGAAGGGACAACTAAAAGTAGAAAACGGGAAAGTTAAAATTCTTTCTTAATAACAATATTACTAAAAGATTAAGCAGTAAAACTGTCTTGTCTTGCGATAAAACATCGGAAACTTTATATGGACTATGTAATCAGAAATGTAAAAAAAAGCGACATTGACCAAATCCAAAAAACAGAAGAAGAATCTTTTCCGCATCCTTTTTCCATAAACCAGTTTCTTCAGTTGTATGTTAATTACAATGAAATATTTTTCGTTGCCGAAAAAAACAAAGAAATTTTGGGATATATAGTCGGGATAATGGGATTTAGAAAAATTACCGTTGCTTCAATTGCGGTAAAAGAAGAATGGAGAAGAAAAGGTGTTGCTACCAAATTGATACGCTACTTTACAAAAAAGACGAAAACAATAGTAAAAACACTCGAATTGCAAGTCCGCATAAGCAACAAACCTGCTATATTTTTTTACGAAGGTATCGGATTTACTTGCAAGAGTATTTTGCATGGTTATTATCCTGACAAAGAAGATGCCATTTTATATTGCAAAGCTTTGTGTTGAGAATTTTTAATCGTCACACATCGAAATGTGTGACGATTATCCAGCAGAGTATCCCG encodes the following:
- a CDS encoding GNAT family N-acetyltransferase codes for the protein MDYVIRNVKKSDIDQIQKTEEESFPHPFSINQFLQLYVNYNEIFFVAEKNKEILGYIVGIMGFRKITVASIAVKEEWRRKGVATKLIRYFTKKTKTIVKTLELQVRISNKPAIFFYEGIGFTCKSILHGYYPDKEDAILYCKALC